The region ATCAATGTCCATTCCTACATTCGTCTTTGCTTTTGGAGATACATGGACTCAATTGGCAGTGTCGCGGTTATTTTTAAGTACGATTGGTGCTAGCTTTGTTATTGGTATTCGAATGGTATCGGAATGGTTTCCACCGAAGAGTGTTGGATTTGCCGAGGGATTTTATGCCGGATGGGGTAACTTTGGATCAGCAGCTGCGGCTATCATTCTTCCGTGGATGGCATTTAATTTGTTTGGTGGTGATGATGGGTGGCGTTATGCCATTGCTGCTACAGGTGCAATCAGCTTTATCTATGGGATTATTTATTATTTTGCTGTTACAGATACTCCCAAGGGAAAAGTCTATCATAAACCTAAAAAGATATCGGCAATGGAAGTTAGTACATGGGGTGACTTGATTCAACTCATCTTATGGACGTTTCCTTTAGTTGGAGCCCTAGGCTTACTTTCTTGGAGGTTGAATAATTTAGGGTTTATATCGTCTAATGCCTTAAATATAATTTACGCATTACTTCTTCTGCTTTTCATCTATCAAGTGGGACAAATTATTAAGGTGAACGTTCCCATTTTGCGCAAGGGAGTACCAGAAGATGATAAGTATCGTTTCAAAAATGTAGCGGTTCTTAACGCTACCTACTTTGCAAATTTTGGTGCAGAGTTGGCTGTTGTATCCATGCTGCCAGCGTTCTTTCAAACAACTTATTCACTAACGCCAACCACGGCGGGACTAATTGCTGCTTCCTTTGCATTCGTCAATTTGTTTGCAAGACCATTTGGGGGCTGGCTTTCTGACAGAATGAAAAATCGTCGTTTGGTCATGTTGATGTATATGATTGGGATAGGCATTGGTTTTGTGATGATGGGATTTTTAAATTCCACTTGGCCAGTCATTCTTGCCGTTGGCATTACGATTGCAACCTCCTTGTTTGTTCAAGGTGCTGAAGGAGCAACTTTTGCCATGATCCCCTTGATT is a window of Microaerobacter geothermalis DNA encoding:
- a CDS encoding NarK family nitrate/nitrite MFS transporter, with the translated sequence MRPAELFQFRSPRIKVLHLTWIAFFISFFTWFNMAPLATTMVKTSGWLTADHMKALAILNVALTIPARVIIGMLLDKYGPRIVFSTLLISMSIPTFVFAFGDTWTQLAVSRLFLSTIGASFVIGIRMVSEWFPPKSVGFAEGFYAGWGNFGSAAAAIILPWMAFNLFGGDDGWRYAIAATGAISFIYGIIYYFAVTDTPKGKVYHKPKKISAMEVSTWGDLIQLILWTFPLVGALGLLSWRLNNLGFISSNALNIIYALLLLLFIYQVGQIIKVNVPILRKGVPEDDKYRFKNVAVLNATYFANFGAELAVVSMLPAFFQTTYSLTPTTAGLIAASFAFVNLFARPFGGWLSDRMKNRRLVMLMYMIGIGIGFVMMGFLNSTWPVILAVGITIATSLFVQGAEGATFAMIPLIKKRITGQVAGMAGAYGNVGAVVYLTLFTMVSVQQFFFILATGAFISFLVALLFLEEPEGAFADDYNVSSVDREKAS